A single window of Streptomyces xanthii DNA harbors:
- a CDS encoding DUF4349 domain-containing protein has translation MRAGAARRLRPVHVLVVPLLGAVLAVAGCSGAGGDSGGSSKAAAADAKSGGGAARDGAAAPSGEKAARKAPRLSGVHIIRTAHLTVRVKDVPQALDRARSLAEDAGGIVGSETTDRDGRGRERTLVTLRVPQESYADVLERLSGSGKLLERNVTAKDVTDQVVDVDSRIRSQRASVARVRELMDRATKLSDVVTLEGELSNRQAELESLLAQQASLKDRTTLATITLRLTESAPAGAGDEDDGPGFLDALAGGWDAFVSVLRWIVLVLAAVLPFAAVLALALFLWLRVLRPRLPRRHPVPVAPRPGPLPAHPERGSDDERD, from the coding sequence ATGCGTGCTGGTGCTGCACGACGGCTGCGGCCGGTTCATGTTCTGGTGGTGCCGTTGCTCGGCGCCGTGCTGGCGGTCGCGGGCTGTTCCGGGGCCGGCGGTGACTCCGGCGGGTCGAGCAAGGCGGCCGCGGCCGACGCCAAGTCCGGGGGCGGGGCCGCGCGGGACGGAGCGGCGGCCCCGTCCGGCGAGAAGGCGGCGCGCAAGGCGCCGAGGCTCAGCGGGGTCCACATCATCCGCACCGCGCATCTGACGGTCCGGGTGAAGGACGTGCCGCAGGCCCTGGACCGGGCGCGGTCGCTGGCCGAGGACGCGGGCGGCATCGTCGGCAGCGAGACCACCGACCGCGACGGCCGCGGCCGTGAGCGCACGCTGGTCACGCTCCGGGTGCCGCAGGAGTCGTACGCGGACGTGCTGGAGCGGCTGTCGGGCAGCGGGAAGCTGCTGGAGCGGAACGTGACGGCGAAGGACGTCACCGACCAGGTCGTCGACGTGGACAGCCGGATCAGGTCGCAGCGGGCCAGTGTGGCGCGGGTGCGGGAGCTGATGGACCGGGCCACGAAGCTCAGCGACGTGGTCACGCTGGAAGGCGAGCTGAGCAACCGTCAGGCGGAGCTGGAGTCCCTGCTCGCGCAGCAGGCGTCACTGAAGGACCGCACGACGCTGGCCACCATCACGCTGCGGCTCACCGAGTCGGCGCCCGCGGGGGCCGGTGACGAGGACGACGGGCCGGGCTTCCTGGACGCGCTGGCGGGCGGCTGGGACGCGTTCGTGTCGGTGCTGCGCTGGATCGTGCTCGTCCTCGCGGCGGTGCTGCCGTTCGCGGCGGTCCTGGCGCTCGCCCTGTTCCTGTGGCTGCGGGTGCTGCGGCCCCGGCTGCCGCGCCGCCACCCCGTGCCGGTGGCACCGCGGCCGGGTCCGCTGCCCGCGCACCCGGAGCGCGGGTCCGACGACGAACGGGACTGA